The DNA sequence CGCACAGTTATAACCACGGGTGCCCATGTGCCTATTTTGTAACCATCGCCGAATCCGAATGTCACGTCCTCAACTTCTACCGCACCAACAGCAACAGATATAAAAAAAAATGAGAAGAAGTAACCAGTAACCAGTAACCAGTAACCAGTGACGCAAGCGGAACGGGAAACTGTCTTTCTTAACTGTAAACTGGTAACTGGTAACTGGTAACTCATAGGCTATAGGAGACGCGCTGGATTATGAACAAGCTTTGTTTCCACTGCATCCGCAAATGGATGCGTGCTAAAAACGCCGTTCCCTAACATAATCATTGAAGCGACACCACCTTCCGCTTCAATTCGTTCGATCGTCTCTATCACGCGTGCATCACTGAGTAAACCGCTTTCTACTGAAAATCGCTTCGATACCTCAAAACATGCGTTAAAGAGTCCAGTATGGGGCTTGGAACTGGTAAGCGTTTGCAAAACGCTTAACGCAGCATCGGCAGCGTGATTGATACGGAGCGTCTGCTCTCTGTTTCCGAGCACCTCGCTGGTCTGAATCGGTCCGAAGTAACGATAATAGATAGGTTGTTCTGTTATCGGTAACCTATCGGCAACCAATGGCGCGCCTTCTTTCAACTTGACGAGGCACCCTCCGTGGTATTGCGAACAGACATCACCTAATCCAGTGCGATTTTCCACCTCTGCGACATGCGCTACCATCGCGAGCGTCTCCGTATCTTTACCCAGATGGAGCAGTTCATTGAGGGCGTAAGCTGTTGCGAGCGAAGCGGCACCACTGAGTCCGAAACCACAACCGAGGGGCAATGGGGACGTAATGTCTACCTTCACACCTGTAGCACCTGTGTTTCGGATGAGACAAGCGACAACAGCCTTTACCGTCGGAAAATCGATGCTTTGTCCGTTAAACAGCACATTTGTTTCACGGTGCTCAGAGACGGTAACTTCTATCCCCTCCTTAACGGTGAACCCCATACCGAGCGAATGCATACGGGTTGCATCGGCGTGCGGAATAACCTTGAAAACACACGAAATGTTGCCGGGGGCAAAGGCTCTCGTCATTCTACACACCCCGTCGAGGTGGGGCGTATCTGGGATGGAAAGCACCTTCACCACACTGTCCCGCCTCAATTTTTGCTGCCTGTCCACCACCAGTAACGGAGCACCTCGCGCCATCTAACTCCGGTAAGACGTATCGCTGAAACCATGCACCCATCTGTTGTTTCATATCAGTGATGCGAGCATTCTGAGACTTGTCATCTATTAGATTTTTCCGTTCATCCGGGTCGTTTACCAAGTCATACAACTCATGTGGACCATACGGATACCTATGGACATACTTCCACTCCTGTGTTCGGATCATGCGGACGGGACCGTATTCATCGTAGATGACGATCTCATCTTTCGCGTCGTTTGTTTCCCCAGAGAGTGCGGGCACAAAACTTCTGCCCGGAGACATATCGTCGTTCGGATCGGGTAATCCAAGATAATCGAGGAGTGTCGGCATGAAGTCGTATTGGCTCACCATCGCTTCGCTGGTGCGACCTTCCGGAATACTGCCGGGTTGGCTGATAATGAAGGGGACTTTTACAGAGTTTTCATACATATTTAGCGGGAATGTTCCGTTCCCTTTATGCCAGAATCCGTGATGTCCACATGAATAACCGTTGTCGCTACTGAAAACAACGAGTGTATTCTCACGGATCCCTAACTGTGCAAGCCTCTCTAAAATGCGTCCGACGTTCAAATCAAGTGCGGTAATCGCGGCGAAATAGCCTTTTAAGGACTCACGATTGCCCATGTGCACAGCGGCACCTTGCACAGCCCACGGGTGCAACGCCTCCTGCGGACATGTTTTGAAGGGACAATCGTCATAGGAGTCAACAATGTCCTGCGGATGCCCCGTAAAGGGTGTATGGGGTGCGTTATAGTTGACGCTGAGATAGAAAGGTCCCTCCCGATTCGCCGAGATAAAGTCCAACGCATCATCGGTGATGACATCGGTCAGATAGCCGGGTTGCATTTCAAC is a window from the Candidatus Poribacteria bacterium genome containing:
- a CDS encoding GHMP kinase, whose protein sequence is MARGAPLLVVDRQQKLRRDSVVKVLSIPDTPHLDGVCRMTRAFAPGNISCVFKVIPHADATRMHSLGMGFTVKEGIEVTVSEHRETNVLFNGQSIDFPTVKAVVACLIRNTGATGVKVDITSPLPLGCGFGLSGAASLATAYALNELLHLGKDTETLAMVAHVAEVENRTGLGDVCSQYHGGCLVKLKEGAPLVADRLPITEQPIYYRYFGPIQTSEVLGNREQTLRINHAADAALSVLQTLTSSKPHTGLFNACFEVSKRFSVESGLLSDARVIETIERIEAEGGVASMIMLGNGVFSTHPFADAVETKLVHNPARLL
- a CDS encoding sulfatase-like hydrolase/transferase; the encoded protein is MENKPNVIFILTDDQGPWAAGCCGNDEVRTPYLDQLAAEGTRFPNFFCTSPVCSPARASLMTGRIPSAHGVHDWIRDGNMPPDPAQYLDGLTCYTDVLADNNYTVGLSGKWHLGDSLTPQHGFSHWFALPTGGSQYNDADMIRDGQVEMQPGYLTDVITDDALDFISANREGPFYLSVNYNAPHTPFTGHPQDIVDSYDDCPFKTCPQEALHPWAVQGAAVHMGNRESLKGYFAAITALDLNVGRILERLAQLGIRENTLVVFSSDNGYSCGHHGFWHKGNGTFPLNMYENSVKVPFIISQPGSIPEGRTSEAMVSQYDFMPTLLDYLGLPDPNDDMSPGRSFVPALSGETNDAKDEIVIYDEYGPVRMIRTQEWKYVHRYPYGPHELYDLVNDPDERKNLIDDKSQNARITDMKQQMGAWFQRYVLPELDGARCSVTGGGQAAKIEAGQCGEGAFHPRYAPPRRGV